Proteins from one Sarcophilus harrisii chromosome 2, mSarHar1.11, whole genome shotgun sequence genomic window:
- the RPL26L1 gene encoding 60S ribosomal protein L26-like 1 yields the protein MKFNPFVTSDRSKNRKRHFNAPSHIRRKIMSSPLSKELRQKYNVRSMPIRKDDEVQVVRGHYKGQQIGKVVQVYRKKYVIYIERVQREKANGTTVHVGIHPSKVVITRLKLDKDRKKILERKAKSRQVGKEKGKYKEETIEKMQE from the exons ATGAAGTTCAATCCTTTCGTAACCTCGGACCGAAGCAAGAACCGCAAGAGACACTTCAATGCGCCCTCGCACATCCGGCGCAAGATTATGTCGTCGCCGCTTTCCAAGGAGCTGAGGCAAAAATACAACGTACGCTCCATGCCTATCCGAAAGGACGACGAAGTCCAG GTGGTTCGTGGACATTACAAAGGTCAGCAAATTGGCAAGGTAGTCCAGGTTTACAGGAAGAAATATGTCATTTACATTGAGCGTGTGCAGCGTGAAAAAGCTAATGGCACAACTGTCCACGTGGGCATTCACCCTAGTAAG gtaGTTATCACCAGACTAAAACTGGACAAAGATCGAAAAAAGATCCTTGAGCGTAAAGCCAAATCCCGACAAGTTGGAAAGGAAAAGGgcaaatataaagaagaaaccaTTGAAAAGATGCAAGAATAA